The [Eubacterium] siraeum genome contains a region encoding:
- a CDS encoding GerAB/ArcD/ProY family transporter, which yields MSRISNRQLVITFLACRLSAEMMTMPAETVLYGPDRFTAILLAKIVAALLYIPLILVTLRFKGDSPITCAFRRNKIFGAAVGVILAVTLTATAVQTVISIQHYITDTLLNNILTISGIAVLVAVSVYGALKGLSAVTRSSVFAAAVFGLLIFLIGVTMWDKVNPDFIYPAFIEDGRYFAKCTLSEISMNSEILIFAVITDEIRSKPHKTVLYYLPLLLVILEFLNLIYNLILGPYMSKIEYPLYIIASLSDIVIFRRLDGIDAIVWLMCGIIKTALIIYCVGRIYSVCSKRPDTKKAVVVYGAFIFMLCIVLGSDRTVYEHFRSVMSGGIHILLGGVAVPLTALVAGRKKQSEGEKK from the coding sequence ATGAGCAGGATAAGTAACAGACAGCTTGTTATCACGTTCCTTGCCTGCAGGCTGTCGGCAGAAATGATGACTATGCCTGCCGAAACCGTATTATACGGACCGGATCGCTTCACGGCGATACTTCTTGCAAAGATTGTTGCGGCACTGCTTTATATCCCTCTTATCCTTGTGACGCTGAGGTTCAAGGGTGACAGCCCTATAACCTGTGCTTTCAGAAGAAATAAGATCTTCGGGGCAGCTGTAGGTGTTATTCTGGCTGTTACCCTGACGGCGACCGCCGTGCAGACGGTCATAAGCATACAGCATTATATAACCGATACGCTGCTCAATAACATTCTGACAATATCGGGTATAGCTGTGCTTGTCGCCGTGTCGGTATACGGTGCGTTGAAGGGGCTTAGTGCGGTTACGAGAAGCTCTGTGTTTGCGGCGGCGGTATTCGGTCTGTTGATTTTTCTTATCGGAGTCACTATGTGGGACAAGGTCAATCCGGATTTCATATATCCTGCCTTTATTGAGGACGGGCGGTATTTTGCGAAATGTACACTTTCTGAGATAAGTATGAACAGCGAAATTCTGATTTTTGCGGTGATAACCGATGAAATACGCAGTAAACCGCATAAAACGGTGCTTTATTATCTGCCGCTGCTGCTTGTTATACTGGAATTTCTTAACCTGATCTACAACCTTATATTAGGTCCTTATATGAGTAAAATCGAATACCCTCTGTATATTATCGCATCTTTATCCGATATTGTAATATTCCGCAGGCTTGACGGAATAGACGCTATAGTGTGGCTGATGTGCGGAATTATTAAAACGGCGCTTATTATATATTGCGTAGGGCGGATATATTCTGTGTGCAGTAAGAGGCCCGACACGAAAAAGGCGGTTGTGGTATACGGAGCGTTTATATTTATGCTGTGTATTGTGCTTGGCAGTGACAGAACGGTATACGAGCATTTCAGGAGCGTTATGTCGGGCGGAATACACATATTACTCGGCGGTGTTGCGGTTCCGCTGACGGCGCTTGTTGCAGGCAGAAAAAAGCAGAGCGAAGGAGAAAAGAAATGA